From the genome of Gemmatimonadota bacterium:
GCCAACGCTATCCGGGTGTGCCCGTGGTGACTTACGTCAACACGTCCGCTGCGGTCAAGGCCGAGTCGGACGTGTGCTGCACTTCGGGCAACGCGGTCGAGGTAGTCGAGTCGCTGGGCATGGAGCGGGTGATCTTTCTGCCCGACGAGTACCTGGGGCGCTACATCGCCTCTCAGACCGGCGTGAAGATCATCTTATGGCACGGCCACTGTGAGGTGCACGAGCGCTTCACGGCCGCGGAGCTGCGTGCCTACCGCGCGCAGTACCCGGGCATCCACATCATTGCCCACCCGGAATGCCCGCCGGACGTGCTGGCCGAAGCGGACTTCGTGGGTTCGACCGCGGGCATGATCCGGCACGTGGGCCAGGCGAGGCCGGCGCGGGTGCTGATGGTGACAGAGTGCTCGATGAGCGACAACGTGGCGGTCGAGTACCCGGAAATCCAGTTCGTGCGCCCCTGCGCGCTGTGCCCGCACATGAAGCGTATCACGCTGACCAACGTGCTGGACTCGCTCGAGACGCTGCGCCACGCCGTGGAAGTGCCGGCCGGCGTCGCGGC
Proteins encoded in this window:
- the nadA gene encoding quinolinate synthase NadA, yielding MPTRMRAPRRRARPHLRYTPEVARATTPIYQRVGDQIPEVEWALHAPYVYAINQLKHERRAVILAHNYQTPEIYHGVADITGDSLALARAAARTDAEIIVLCGVHFMAETAKLLNPEKLVLIPDLEAGCSLAASITAEDVRLLRQRYPGVPVVTYVNTSAAVKAESDVCCTSGNAVEVVESLGMERVIFLPDEYLGRYIASQTGVKIILWHGHCEVHERFTAAELRAYRAQYPGIHIIAHPECPPDVLAEADFVGSTAGMIRHVGQARPARVLMVTECSMSDNVAVEYPEIQFVRPCALCPHMKRITLTNVLDSLETLRHAVEVPAGVAARARLAVERMLELRPGAAQARLARPPAAG